A stretch of Bordetella genomosp. 13 DNA encodes these proteins:
- the tssG gene encoding type VI secretion system baseplate subunit TssG, whose protein sequence is MSASTTVDPMPQAVPQPDESAPPEATPGAGVRGSGLPDGFWQELERAPYAHDLFHVLRWIDARAGARAPLGRDASPRNEPVRLRQEPSLAFAPATLASARLATDGGPPELSIYSFGLFGPNGPLPLHLTEHARERIYHHGDRTLNAFADLFHHRLILLFYRAWADAQSTVSLDRGEERFTRYVASLMHMGVPSLARRDSVMDHAKYYMAGHLLRQTRNPEGLRHILETFFGLPVRVCEFVPQWIRLEPKQRLSLGGQAGLGRDTVLGVAVRDAQHKFRLEIGPLDRDDYASFLPGGRRASQVMHWVRDYIGVEFAWDVRPVLRRSEVRGVRLGEAAPLGLASWLGQRQEAQGDAGELLLDYESRERLARANAVQPEVEEQAA, encoded by the coding sequence ATGTCGGCGTCGACCACGGTGGATCCGATGCCGCAGGCCGTCCCGCAGCCGGACGAGTCCGCGCCGCCCGAGGCGACACCGGGCGCGGGCGTGCGCGGCAGCGGCCTGCCCGACGGCTTCTGGCAGGAACTCGAGCGGGCGCCGTATGCGCACGACCTGTTCCATGTGCTGCGCTGGATCGATGCGCGCGCCGGCGCCCGCGCGCCCCTGGGGCGCGATGCCTCGCCGCGCAACGAGCCGGTGCGGCTGCGCCAGGAACCCTCGCTGGCCTTCGCGCCGGCCACGCTGGCCTCGGCGCGCCTGGCGACGGACGGCGGGCCGCCGGAGTTGTCCATCTATAGCTTCGGCCTGTTCGGCCCCAACGGCCCGCTGCCGCTGCACCTGACGGAACATGCGCGCGAGCGCATCTACCACCACGGCGACCGCACGCTGAACGCGTTCGCCGACCTGTTCCATCACCGCCTCATCCTGCTGTTCTATCGCGCCTGGGCCGACGCGCAGAGCACGGTCAGCCTGGACCGCGGCGAGGAACGTTTCACCCGCTACGTCGCCAGCCTGATGCACATGGGCGTGCCGTCGCTGGCGCGGCGCGACAGCGTGATGGACCACGCCAAGTACTACATGGCCGGCCACCTGCTGCGGCAGACGCGCAATCCCGAAGGGCTGCGCCATATCCTCGAGACGTTCTTCGGGCTGCCCGTGCGCGTGTGCGAGTTCGTGCCGCAGTGGATCCGCCTGGAGCCCAAGCAGCGCTTGAGTCTCGGTGGACAGGCCGGACTGGGCCGCGACACCGTGCTGGGCGTGGCGGTGCGCGACGCCCAGCACAAGTTTCGCCTGGAGATCGGGCCGCTGGACCGCGACGACTATGCGTCCTTCCTGCCTGGCGGCAGGCGCGCCAGCCAGGTCATGCACTGGGTGCGCGACTACATCGGCGTGGAGTTCGCCTGGGACGTACGCCCGGTGTTGCGCCGGAGCGAAGTGCGCGGCGTGCGGCTGGGCGAGGCCGCGCCGCTGGGCTTGGCCTCGTGGCTGGGGCAGCGCCAGGAAGCACAGGGCGACGCGGGAGAACTGCTGCTGGACTACGAAAGCCGCGAGCGCCTGGCGCGCGCAAATGCCGTGCAACCCGAGGTCGAGGAGCAGGCCGCGTGA
- the tssH gene encoding type VI secretion system ATPase TssH: protein MSDIGRAELFGKLDPLLYKALENATAFCKLRGNPYVELVHWIHTLAQLQDSDLHRIARAFELDFGRLQQDLATALDQLPRGASSVSDLSEHVDSAVERAWVLASLRYGAARIRSGHLLLALARTYSLRNVLTGMSAQFNRIVPDVLMERYAELVQGSPEDAGAMPAGDDAPAAAGGPTEGGSGLARFAVDLTAQARAGKLDPVSGRDEEIRQMIDVLMRRRQNNPLLAGEAGVGKTAVVEGLALRLAAGDVPAPLRDVSLYLLDIGLLQAGAGVKGEFEQRLRQVIDEVQASERPIVLFIDEIHTLIGAGGAAGTGDAANLLKPALARGQLRTIGATTWSEYKKYIEKDPALTRRFQVIQVHEPDEGRAVLMLRGLAKALQAHHGVLLLDEAIEAAVRLSHRYIPARQLPDKAVALLDTACARVAVSQQAVPAALEDARRRIEALDVELAIAEREARLGIGEADRVPGLEAALQAARAEEAELAARWDREAGLARHVFELRQRLDPEVAASREPSVREGDANGGAETVLASATAAGLDDTAAQGLRDELRQANAELVGSQGESPLIHPAVDAAAVAAVVADWTGIPVGRMVRDEAQAVLTLADTLERRVIGQRHALETIAQRIQTSRARLTDPEKPVGVFLLCGPSGVGKTETALSLAEALYGGEQNLITINMSEFQESHTVSTLKGAPPGYVGYGEGGVLTEAVRRRPHSVVLLDEVEKAHADVHEIFFQVFDKGWMEDGEGRYIDFRNTVIILTANVGSELIARLCADPTLMPEPEGLATALRAPLLEVFPAALLGRLVAVPYLPLADEVLKRIVALQFDRVARRLQENHGITLEVDPAAEALVVERCTEVESGARMVDAILTHRVLPHISRELLGASLGGQSWTRIRVSARDGEFAYDYA, encoded by the coding sequence ATGTCCGATATCGGCCGTGCCGAACTGTTCGGCAAACTCGATCCGCTGCTGTACAAGGCGCTGGAAAACGCCACGGCGTTCTGCAAGTTGCGCGGCAATCCCTATGTGGAGCTGGTGCACTGGATCCACACGCTGGCGCAGCTGCAGGACAGCGACCTGCATCGCATCGCGCGCGCCTTCGAGCTGGACTTCGGCCGCCTGCAGCAGGATCTCGCCACCGCGCTGGACCAGTTGCCGCGCGGCGCGAGCTCGGTGTCCGACCTTTCCGAGCATGTCGATTCCGCCGTGGAGCGCGCGTGGGTGCTGGCCTCGCTGCGCTATGGCGCGGCCCGCATCCGCAGCGGCCACCTGCTGCTGGCGCTGGCCCGCACCTACAGCCTGCGCAACGTGCTGACCGGCATGTCGGCGCAGTTCAATCGCATCGTGCCCGACGTGCTGATGGAGCGCTACGCCGAGCTGGTGCAGGGTTCGCCCGAGGACGCGGGCGCGATGCCTGCGGGCGACGATGCGCCTGCGGCGGCGGGCGGGCCGACCGAAGGCGGCTCGGGCCTGGCCCGCTTCGCCGTGGACCTGACGGCGCAGGCGCGCGCCGGCAAGCTGGATCCGGTGTCGGGACGCGACGAAGAGATCCGCCAGATGATCGACGTGCTGATGCGTCGCCGCCAGAACAACCCGCTGCTGGCCGGCGAGGCCGGTGTGGGCAAGACCGCCGTGGTCGAGGGGCTGGCGCTGCGGCTGGCCGCTGGCGACGTGCCGGCGCCGCTGCGCGACGTGTCGCTGTATCTGCTGGACATTGGGCTGCTGCAGGCCGGCGCCGGTGTGAAGGGTGAGTTCGAGCAGCGCCTGCGACAGGTGATCGACGAGGTGCAGGCGAGCGAGCGGCCCATCGTGCTGTTCATCGACGAGATCCACACGCTGATCGGCGCGGGCGGCGCGGCCGGCACCGGCGACGCGGCCAATCTGCTGAAGCCCGCTCTGGCGCGCGGCCAGCTGCGCACCATCGGGGCCACCACGTGGTCCGAGTACAAGAAATACATCGAGAAGGATCCGGCGCTGACCCGCCGCTTCCAGGTCATCCAGGTACACGAGCCGGACGAGGGCCGCGCCGTGCTGATGTTGCGCGGCCTGGCCAAGGCGCTGCAGGCGCACCATGGCGTGCTGCTGCTGGACGAGGCCATCGAGGCTGCCGTGCGCCTGTCGCATCGCTACATTCCCGCTCGTCAGCTGCCTGACAAGGCCGTGGCGCTGCTGGATACCGCGTGCGCCCGCGTGGCCGTCAGCCAGCAGGCCGTGCCGGCCGCGCTGGAAGACGCGCGGCGCCGCATCGAGGCCCTGGACGTGGAGCTGGCCATTGCCGAGCGCGAGGCGCGCCTGGGCATCGGCGAGGCCGACCGCGTGCCGGGATTGGAAGCCGCGCTGCAGGCCGCGCGCGCCGAGGAAGCCGAGCTGGCGGCACGCTGGGATCGCGAGGCCGGACTGGCCCGGCATGTTTTCGAGCTGCGCCAGCGGCTGGATCCCGAGGTGGCCGCGTCTCGTGAGCCGTCGGTGCGGGAAGGCGATGCGAACGGAGGCGCAGAGACGGTCCTTGCCTCCGCCACGGCCGCCGGCCTGGACGACACCGCCGCGCAAGGCCTGCGCGACGAGCTGCGCCAGGCCAATGCGGAACTGGTCGGCAGCCAGGGCGAGTCGCCGCTCATCCATCCCGCCGTGGACGCGGCCGCCGTGGCCGCCGTGGTGGCGGATTGGACCGGCATTCCGGTAGGCCGCATGGTGCGCGACGAAGCGCAGGCCGTGCTGACCCTGGCCGATACGCTCGAGCGCCGCGTGATCGGGCAGCGCCACGCGCTGGAGACCATCGCGCAGCGCATCCAGACCTCGCGCGCGCGTCTTACCGATCCCGAGAAGCCGGTGGGCGTGTTCCTGCTGTGCGGCCCCAGCGGCGTGGGCAAGACCGAAACGGCGCTGTCGTTGGCCGAGGCCCTGTACGGCGGCGAACAGAACCTGATCACGATCAACATGAGCGAGTTCCAGGAGTCGCACACCGTGTCGACGCTGAAGGGCGCGCCGCCGGGCTACGTGGGCTATGGCGAGGGCGGGGTGTTGACCGAGGCGGTGCGGCGCCGTCCGCACAGCGTGGTGCTGCTGGACGAAGTCGAGAAGGCGCACGCCGACGTGCACGAGATCTTCTTCCAGGTCTTCGACAAGGGCTGGATGGAGGACGGCGAGGGCCGCTACATCGATTTCCGCAACACGGTCATCATTCTTACCGCGAATGTCGGTTCCGAATTGATCGCGCGGCTGTGCGCGGATCCCACGCTGATGCCCGAGCCCGAAGGCCTGGCCACGGCGCTGCGCGCGCCATTGCTGGAAGTGTTTCCCGCCGCGCTGCTCGGCCGGCTGGTGGCCGTGCCCTATCTGCCGCTGGCCGACGAGGTGCTCAAGCGCATCGTCGCGCTGCAGTTCGACCGCGTGGCGCGCCGCCTGCAGGAAAACCACGGCATCACGCTCGAGGTGGATCCCGCCGCCGAGGCGCTGGTCGTCGAGCGCTGCACCGAGGTCGAGTCGGGCGCTCGCATGGTGGACGCCATCCTTACCCACCGCGTGTTGCCGCACATCAGCCGAGAGCTGCTGGGCGCTTCGCTGGGCGGCCAGTCGTGGACCCGCATCCGCGTGTCGGCCCGCGATGGCGAATTCGCCTACGACTACGCGTGA
- a CDS encoding FHA domain-containing protein, protein MTLTLIQRNTQGSAAPRRAEFRAPGGTLGRGAENHLVLPEEPGRLCRVQAALRIDPYACRLRNLSSMSVVSINDVPLAAGQELAVAPGDTVRIGSYVLGVEVGREAAAAQAAPTSATVAPAAAAPMAMAAAAPAVAPASAAQQPPPAAAAPQPQPAYQQPRQATPSAQDDTLDARPFDSLAPLAASPFAETDPLLATPSSAPAEGEPPPPPPEDVFSGLFGPGTLPVGTVSDVSAHPFEMDSAQSRNAADPLSHLPRGDASVSRPQRDPLSMFDAPHGGQDVFADSTPTTLPPRDPLAPMRADPVRDTLQRPRDAEGSMPARDNAHVSGSFLRPATARGASAGNDRESIDRNRGERAQDDRGHGDRVHGDRLHGDRLHDRRNNTDR, encoded by the coding sequence ATGACGCTTACTCTGATCCAACGCAATACGCAGGGCTCGGCCGCGCCGCGCCGCGCCGAGTTTCGCGCTCCGGGCGGCACGCTGGGCCGCGGCGCCGAAAACCATCTGGTGCTGCCCGAGGAACCGGGCCGCCTTTGCCGCGTGCAGGCCGCCCTGCGCATCGATCCGTACGCGTGCCGCCTGCGCAACCTCAGCTCGATGAGCGTCGTCAGCATCAACGACGTGCCGCTGGCCGCGGGACAGGAGCTGGCCGTCGCGCCGGGCGACACGGTGCGCATCGGCTCTTATGTATTGGGCGTGGAAGTCGGACGTGAAGCGGCCGCCGCGCAGGCCGCGCCGACGTCGGCGACCGTGGCGCCCGCCGCGGCTGCGCCGATGGCCATGGCGGCCGCAGCGCCTGCCGTCGCCCCGGCTTCCGCGGCACAGCAGCCACCGCCTGCGGCGGCAGCGCCGCAACCGCAGCCTGCATACCAGCAGCCGCGTCAGGCCACGCCGTCCGCCCAGGACGATACGCTGGACGCCCGGCCTTTCGACAGTCTGGCCCCGCTGGCCGCCTCTCCTTTCGCCGAAACCGATCCGCTCTTGGCCACGCCGTCATCGGCGCCCGCCGAAGGCGAACCTCCACCCCCGCCTCCCGAAGACGTGTTCAGCGGCCTGTTCGGTCCCGGCACGCTGCCGGTGGGCACGGTCTCAGACGTCTCGGCCCATCCGTTCGAGATGGATTCCGCCCAGTCCCGCAACGCGGCCGATCCGCTGTCGCACCTTCCGCGCGGCGACGCGTCGGTCTCGCGCCCCCAGCGCGACCCGTTGTCGATGTTCGATGCCCCGCATGGCGGCCAGGACGTCTTCGCGGACAGCACGCCCACCACGCTGCCGCCGCGCGACCCGCTGGCGCCGATGCGCGCCGATCCGGTGCGCGACACGCTGCAGCGTCCGCGCGACGCCGAAGGCTCGATGCCCGCGCGCGACAACGCGCACGTCTCAGGGTCTTTCCTGCGCCCCGCGACGGCGCGAGGCGCGTCCGCAGGCAACGATCGCGAAAGCATTGATCGCAATCGCGGCGAGCGTGCGCAAGACGACCGTGGTCACGGCGACCGTGTTCACGGCGACCGTCTTCACGGCGACCGTCTTCACGACCGCCGCAATAACACCGACCGTTGA
- a CDS encoding TssQ family T6SS-associated lipoprotein has product MTMRVRFALMSAVVMLAGCATNTTPPSPPRVATQEARDQLQQVRDAYNAGRYGDVIRQVATSDALHQSTDEIRIESLKLQAFSYCLSNYRQLCEDGFHRILQLQPGFTLSPSEAGHPQWGPVFRQAKASHNG; this is encoded by the coding sequence ATGACAATGCGAGTCCGATTCGCCCTGATGTCCGCCGTGGTAATGCTGGCGGGATGCGCCACCAACACGACGCCCCCCTCCCCTCCGCGGGTCGCCACGCAAGAGGCGCGGGACCAGCTGCAGCAGGTGCGTGACGCGTACAACGCCGGCCGGTACGGCGATGTGATCCGCCAGGTGGCGACCTCCGACGCACTGCATCAGTCGACCGACGAGATCCGCATCGAATCGCTGAAGCTGCAGGCCTTCAGCTACTGCCTCAGCAACTACCGCCAGCTGTGCGAGGACGGCTTTCACCGCATCCTGCAGCTGCAGCCCGGCTTCACGCTCTCGCCCAGCGAGGCGGGTCATCCGCAATGGGGTCCGGTCTTCCGTCAGGCGAAGGCATCGCACAACGGCTGA
- the tssJ gene encoding type VI secretion system lipoprotein TssJ, translating into MRGSFIGRLLKAVPVALLLTVAAGCSSTASKRAVPYAIELRADPRVNLDANGRPSPIQVTIFELRSASEFEARDFFTLQGDAQAALGKTLLDSDQVILQPGETRKVTHAGSTEARVVGIVAAYRDLENSQWRLTVPLPEPQNTNIYKFWQFSPNEETVGIAVHSKGLQFVDRERSWWPF; encoded by the coding sequence ATGCGGGGATCATTCATTGGGCGGCTACTGAAGGCGGTACCCGTTGCCCTCCTTCTGACCGTGGCCGCGGGATGCTCATCCACGGCCAGCAAACGGGCCGTCCCCTATGCCATCGAATTGCGCGCCGATCCGCGCGTGAACCTGGATGCGAACGGTCGGCCTTCGCCTATCCAGGTGACCATATTCGAGCTGCGCTCGGCCAGCGAGTTCGAGGCGCGCGACTTCTTCACACTGCAGGGCGACGCGCAGGCCGCGCTGGGCAAGACGCTGCTGGACAGCGACCAGGTCATCCTGCAGCCCGGCGAGACCAGGAAGGTCACGCACGCCGGCAGCACCGAGGCCCGCGTCGTCGGCATCGTGGCCGCCTATCGCGACCTCGAGAACAGCCAGTGGCGGCTGACCGTGCCGCTGCCCGAGCCGCAGAACACCAACATCTACAAGTTCTGGCAGTTCTCGCCCAATGAAGAGACGGTCGGCATCGCCGTCCACAGCAAGGGTCTGCAGTTCGTCGACCGGGAGAGGTCCTGGTGGCCGTTCTGA
- the tssK gene encoding type VI secretion system baseplate subunit TssK: MALDNKVVWSEGMFLRPQHFQQFERHVEALLRRRTQALQGFFWGFSTLEIDRDALALGKVALLQGGGVLPDGTPFEFDRTQEAPAALDIDPDARDVRVMLALPRRRPGACEVVYEDAQDTLARYQVHEGEVEDSGAVGMEPALVQLGRLRLRLMLETDLGDEWIGLGVARVTERRADNRVLLDERYIAPWLEAGAHPVLRGFSNELYGLLEARSETLAQRLTQPGRGGVSEVADFMLLETVNRYVGALWHARQVPAMHPERLFHDWLMLASDLATYTSVQRRPEVLPTYEHDDLQASFEPLMVELRRSLSAVLEQHALQIPLHDRGQGVRTAQIADAELLRTAGFVLAVHADIPAETVRSRFPAQVKIGPVDRIRDLVHLQLPGVTVRALPVAPRQIPYSAGYVYFELDKSGDFWRQLERTGALALHLAGEFPGLAMEFWAVRD, from the coding sequence ATGGCACTGGACAACAAGGTCGTCTGGTCGGAGGGCATGTTCCTGCGGCCGCAGCATTTCCAGCAGTTCGAGCGACACGTCGAGGCGCTGCTGCGCCGGCGCACGCAGGCCCTGCAAGGCTTTTTCTGGGGCTTCTCCACGCTGGAGATCGACCGCGACGCGCTGGCGCTGGGCAAGGTCGCGCTGCTGCAGGGCGGCGGCGTGCTGCCCGACGGCACGCCGTTCGAATTCGACCGCACGCAGGAGGCGCCCGCCGCGCTGGACATCGATCCCGATGCGCGCGACGTGCGGGTGATGCTGGCGCTGCCGCGCCGCCGTCCGGGCGCCTGCGAGGTCGTCTATGAAGATGCGCAGGACACGCTGGCCCGCTACCAGGTGCACGAGGGCGAGGTGGAGGATTCCGGCGCGGTGGGTATGGAGCCCGCGCTGGTGCAGCTGGGCCGGCTGCGGCTGCGCCTGATGCTCGAGACCGACCTGGGCGACGAGTGGATCGGCCTGGGCGTGGCGCGCGTGACGGAGCGCCGGGCGGACAACCGAGTGCTGCTGGACGAGCGCTACATCGCGCCGTGGCTCGAGGCGGGCGCGCATCCCGTGCTGCGCGGCTTTTCCAATGAACTCTATGGCCTGCTGGAAGCGCGCAGCGAGACACTGGCGCAGCGCCTGACCCAGCCGGGCCGCGGCGGCGTGTCCGAGGTGGCCGACTTCATGCTGCTCGAGACCGTCAACCGCTACGTGGGCGCGCTGTGGCACGCGCGCCAGGTGCCGGCCATGCATCCCGAGCGCCTCTTCCACGACTGGCTGATGCTGGCCAGCGACCTGGCCACCTACACCAGCGTGCAGCGCCGTCCCGAAGTCCTGCCGACCTATGAGCATGACGATCTGCAGGCCAGCTTCGAACCGCTGATGGTGGAACTGCGCCGTTCGCTGTCGGCCGTGCTGGAACAGCACGCGCTGCAGATTCCGCTGCACGATCGCGGGCAGGGCGTGCGCACCGCGCAGATCGCCGATGCGGAGCTGCTGCGTACCGCCGGCTTCGTGCTTGCCGTGCATGCGGACATTCCCGCCGAGACGGTGCGCTCGCGCTTCCCGGCGCAGGTCAAGATCGGCCCGGTGGACCGCATCCGCGACCTGGTGCATCTGCAGCTGCCCGGCGTGACCGTGCGCGCGCTGCCGGTGGCGCCGCGCCAGATTCCGTACAGCGCCGGCTACGTGTACTTCGAACTCGACAAGAGCGGCGACTTCTGGCGGCAGCTCGAGCGCACCGGCGCGCTGGCGCTGCACCTGGCGGGCGAATTCCCCGGCCTGGCAATGGAGTTCTGGGCGGTCCGCGACTAA
- a CDS encoding DotU family type VI secretion system protein — MHASDPPFPGLLDEGAAPGGAASRLRPHEYVISGSNPLVAAANPLLDLIPQIRATTSHPSPAMLREHLVDEVRQFELRAQQAGIPNETILGARYCLCTALDEAAALTPWGGGGVWSAHSLLVTFHNETWGGEKFFQLLAKLSQNPGHHLDLLELLYYCLLLGFEGRYRVVDNGRTQLETLRQRLLRILRSARGEYARALSPHWRDAPAQEALRRLPVPLWVFGALAALLALIVFWGLNWALGGRSDEVFASVTQLKPPSLQIAQAPPRRPAPSPRLAVFLEPEIRDQLVAVRDEVDRSVVVLRGDGLFESGAAVVRDRYVPVLARVADALRQTQGNILIRGYSDNVPIRTARYPSNWHLSQARADVVKEILEERLGQQGRVRAEGRGDADPIAPNDTPAGRSANRRVEITLMVPPVPHGETAEGVRQ, encoded by the coding sequence ATGCATGCTTCCGATCCTCCCTTCCCCGGCCTGCTGGACGAAGGCGCCGCGCCTGGCGGCGCCGCCAGCCGGCTGCGGCCGCACGAGTACGTCATCAGCGGCTCGAACCCACTGGTGGCTGCGGCGAACCCCCTGCTGGATCTGATCCCGCAGATCCGCGCCACCACCTCGCACCCGTCGCCCGCGATGCTGCGCGAACACCTGGTCGACGAAGTGCGCCAGTTCGAGCTGCGCGCGCAGCAGGCAGGCATTCCCAACGAAACCATCCTGGGCGCACGCTATTGCCTGTGCACGGCGCTGGACGAGGCCGCCGCGCTGACGCCCTGGGGCGGGGGCGGCGTGTGGTCGGCGCACAGCCTGCTGGTCACTTTCCACAACGAGACCTGGGGCGGCGAGAAGTTCTTCCAGCTGCTGGCCAAGCTGTCGCAGAACCCCGGCCATCACCTGGACCTGCTGGAGCTGCTGTACTACTGCCTGCTGCTGGGTTTCGAGGGCCGCTACCGCGTGGTCGACAACGGCCGCACGCAGCTCGAGACGCTGCGCCAGCGCCTGCTGCGCATTCTGCGCAGCGCGCGCGGCGAGTATGCGCGCGCGCTGTCGCCGCACTGGCGCGACGCGCCGGCGCAGGAGGCGCTGCGCCGCCTGCCGGTGCCCCTGTGGGTGTTCGGCGCGCTGGCCGCGCTGCTGGCGCTGATCGTGTTCTGGGGCCTGAACTGGGCGCTGGGCGGGCGGTCCGATGAAGTGTTCGCCTCGGTCACGCAGTTGAAGCCGCCGTCGCTGCAGATCGCGCAGGCGCCGCCGCGTCGCCCTGCGCCGTCGCCGCGCCTGGCCGTGTTCCTCGAGCCCGAGATCCGCGACCAGCTGGTCGCCGTGCGCGACGAAGTGGATCGCAGCGTAGTGGTGCTGCGCGGCGATGGCCTGTTCGAGTCGGGCGCGGCGGTGGTGCGTGACCGCTACGTGCCGGTGCTGGCGCGCGTGGCCGATGCGCTGCGGCAGACGCAGGGCAACATCCTCATCCGCGGCTACAGCGACAACGTGCCGATCCGCACGGCGCGCTATCCGTCGAACTGGCATCTGTCGCAGGCGCGCGCCGACGTGGTCAAGGAGATTCTGGAAGAGCGCCTGGGCCAGCAGGGCCGGGTGCGCGCCGAAGGGCGCGGCGACGCCGATCCGATCGCGCCCAATGACACGCCGGCCGGCCGCTCGGCCAACCGGCGAGTGGAGATCACGCTGATGGTGCCTCCGGTGCCGCACGGAGAAACGGCGGAGGGAGTCCGGCAATGA